The following are encoded in a window of Rosa chinensis cultivar Old Blush chromosome 4, RchiOBHm-V2, whole genome shotgun sequence genomic DNA:
- the LOC112199030 gene encoding uncharacterized protein LOC112199030 yields the protein MSKKDEAEKAILEIFKKVQVNIPLLEAIKQVPKYAKFLKELCTTRRQNYEKEVVKISENVSAVLQRKIPKKCKDPASFSIHCVGELIFPADFYVLEIEESSSCSMPLFLGRPFMRMAKTKIDVYSGSLTMEFDGEVVGFNIFEAIRYPLVDLPTCFSIGILVDLAHKFMEIMDEDTMASTIANGVGFTMVGATIPKEELTYSNDGAIIEHVASLEATPFVSRYVSPLSIPISTDKHLPLVIQAPTLELKQLPDHLKFAYLGDKETLPLIISSSLTPTQERKLVDMLKEHKTAIGWTLVDIKGISPTTCVHRVLLEEGAKPTREAQRRLNPAMIEVVKKKVVPKKFGIIVVKNAGNELVPQRIVTRHRVCIDYRKLNATTRKDHFPLPSIDKMLERFAGHEFYCFLDGYHGYYQIAIANEIQEKTTFTCPFGTFAYKRMPFGLCNAPGFHRRFINDFSKISRPLCRLLQKNVAFEFNEDCKKAFNTLKELLTSALIMLPPNWSLPFEITCDASDYVVGAVLDQRKEKKPHAIYYASRTLNDVQLNYSTTEKELLAVVFALEKF from the exons ATGTCCAAAAAGGATGAAGCTGAGAAAGCCATCTTGGAAATTTTCAAGAAAGTGCAAGTTAACATTCCTCTCCTTGAGGCCATAAAGCAAGTTCCCAAGTACGCTAAGTTTTTGAAGGAGCTTTGTACCACAAGGAGACAAAACTATGAGAAAGAAGTGGTGAAgataagtgagaatgtctcagctGTGCTTCAACGCAAAATTCCTAAGAAGTGTAAGGATCCAGCGAGTTTTTCTATCCATTGT GTTGGTGAGCTTATCTTTccagctgatttctatgtgttggaaataGAGGAATCCTCTTCTTGTTCAATGCCATTGTTTCTAGGTCGCCCTTTCATGAGGATGGCTAAGACCAAAATTGATGTGTACTCTGGCTCTTTAACaatggaatttgatggagaagttgttggcttcaacatctttgaagcTATTAGGTATCCTTTAGTTGATTTGCCTACATGCTTTTCTATTGGTATACTTGTTGATCTTGCGCATAAATTCATGGAGATTATGGATGAGGATACTATGGCTTCTACCATTGCAAATGGCGTTGGATTCACCATGGTTGGTGCCACCATCCCTAAGGAAGAGCTCACATATTCCAATGATGGAGCCATCATTGAACATGTTGCTTCTCTTGAGGCAACACCATTTGTTTCAAGGTATGTttctcctttgtccattcccatttCAACTGATAAACATCTACCTTTAGTGATTCAAGCACCTACTTTAGAACTTAAGCAACTCCCAGATCACTTGAAGTTTGCTTATTTGGGAGACAAGGAAACGTTACCTTTGATTATATCATCATCATTGACACCAACTCAAGAAAGAAAGCTTGTGGATATGCTCAAGGAACACAAGACTGCAATTGGTTGGACTTTAGTTGACATCAAGGGAATTAGCCCCACCACTTGTGTTCACAGGGTTTTGCTTGAGGAAGGAGCTAAGCCTACTAGAGAGGCCCAGAGACGTCTAAATCCAGCTATGATTGAGgttgtgaagaagaag GTTGTGCCAAAGAAGTTTGGGATCATAGTTGTTAAGAATGCAGGGAACGAGTTGGTACCTCAGAGAATTGTAACTAGACAtcgagtttgcattgactataggaagcTCAATGCCACCACTAGAAAGGATCACTTTCCTTTGCCCTCCATTGATAAGATGCTTGAGAGATTCGCTGGCCATGAGTTTTATTGCTTTTTAGATGGTTATCATGGTTACTATCAAATCGCCATTGCTAATGAGATTCAAGAGAAAACTACtttcacttgtccttttgggACATTTGCCTATAAacgtatgccttttggactttgcaacgccccag GTTTCCACAGGCGCTTTATCAATGACTTTTCCAAGATTTCTAGACCTCTATGTCGTTTGCTCCAAAAGAATGTGGCGTTTGAgttcaatgaggattgcaagaaggcgttCAACACTTTGAAGGAGCTCTTGACTTCTGCCCTAATCATGCTTCCTCCAAATTGGTCTCTGCCCTTTGAGATCACGTGTGACGCCTCAGATTATGTAGTTGGAGCTGTGcttgaccaaagaaaagaaaagaagccacACGCCATCTACTATGCTTCTAGAACCCTTAATGATGTTCAACTCAATTATtctacaactgaaaaagaattattagctgttgtttttgccttaGAAAAATTTTGA